A single window of Chitinophaga sp. XS-30 DNA harbors:
- a CDS encoding diacylglycerol kinase family protein: protein MRKILIIINRKAGTDREKRLGASIRQHLPSPGFSVETTYLQYLGHGTDLAREAVKRGVDTVVAVGGDGSINEIAQGLLGSGTALAIVPLGSGNGLARALKIPLDAGLALAVIAAGHRKPMDAGFANEHLFLSNAGVGFDALIADRFQHSRKRGLMNYARLVIGGFASYRPARYKINTDGAQREQKAFLMTVANGNQFGYEFKLAPKASVHDGLLDVCLVPPLRFFDLLPLSFFSLRGNIDQSRYMEHFTGREIEVSSDELSCLQVDGDAVPLTNGKTVYFRVAPGALQVIVPAEQ, encoded by the coding sequence TTGAGGAAAATACTGATCATCATCAACCGCAAAGCCGGTACAGACCGGGAAAAGCGATTGGGCGCGTCCATCCGTCAGCACCTCCCATCTCCCGGGTTCTCCGTGGAAACCACCTATCTGCAATACCTCGGGCATGGTACGGACCTGGCGCGGGAAGCCGTAAAGCGGGGCGTAGATACCGTGGTGGCCGTTGGCGGCGATGGTTCTATCAACGAGATCGCGCAGGGCTTGCTGGGTTCCGGCACGGCGCTGGCGATTGTGCCGCTGGGCAGTGGCAACGGGCTTGCCCGGGCGCTGAAGATCCCGCTGGATGCGGGGCTTGCACTGGCAGTCATTGCTGCGGGCCATAGAAAGCCGATGGATGCGGGCTTTGCAAATGAACATCTTTTCCTGAGTAATGCAGGCGTAGGTTTTGACGCACTGATCGCCGACCGCTTCCAGCATAGCAGAAAACGCGGACTGATGAACTACGCGCGGCTGGTGATCGGCGGGTTCGCCTCCTATCGCCCCGCCCGATACAAGATCAATACAGACGGTGCCCAGCGCGAACAGAAAGCCTTTCTGATGACGGTAGCCAATGGCAATCAATTCGGTTACGAATTCAAGCTGGCCCCCAAAGCCAGCGTACATGACGGCCTGCTGGATGTATGCCTGGTGCCGCCGCTGCGGTTCTTTGACCTGCTGCCGCTGAGTTTCTTTTCGCTCCGCGGGAATATCGACCAGAGCCGTTATATGGAACATTTTACCGGCAGGGAAATTGAAGTCAGCAGCGATGAATTATCCTGCCTGCAGGTAGACGGCGATGCCGTGCCGCTCACCAATGGCAAAACAGTGTATTTTCGTGTTGCGCCCGGCGCATTACAAGTGATCGTTCCTGCTGAACAATAA
- a CDS encoding translation initiation factor, whose protein sequence is MSKKKHSSSSGIVYSTDPNFSYPEAARRDQDTLPPAQQQLKVTLDKKQRAGKTVTVVDGFIGKDADLEKLGKELKTKCGTGGSVKDGFILIQGDYREKVMKWLGDWGYRVK, encoded by the coding sequence ATGAGCAAGAAAAAACATTCCTCCTCCAGCGGTATTGTATATTCTACTGACCCGAATTTTTCCTATCCTGAAGCAGCGCGCCGGGATCAGGACACACTACCTCCCGCACAGCAGCAGCTGAAAGTAACGCTGGATAAAAAGCAGCGCGCCGGCAAAACCGTTACCGTTGTAGACGGGTTTATCGGTAAAGATGCCGATCTGGAAAAGCTGGGCAAGGAATTAAAAACAAAATGCGGCACCGGCGGAAGTGTGAAGGATGGATTCATTCTGATACAGGGCGATTACCGGGAGAAGGTGATGAAGTGGTTGGGGGATTGGGGGTATAGGGTGAAGTGA
- a CDS encoding KilA-N domain-containing protein, with the protein MAKKREIIVNNTTIRVVDYNNDDYISITDMLKAKEGDFFISDWLRNRNTVEFLSIWESINNPDFNYGESAIIKSQAGLNNYKISVKEWTEKTNAIGLIAKTGRYGGTYAHKDIAFEFGTWISPAFKLYLIKEFQRLKEIESNAHHLEWNFRRSLAATNYRIHTDAIKEKLIPWGTHPKKMMCTYTLKRRT; encoded by the coding sequence ATGGCTAAGAAAAGAGAAATAATAGTAAATAATACTACTATACGCGTTGTTGATTATAACAACGATGACTATATATCAATAACTGATATGCTTAAAGCCAAGGAAGGGGATTTTTTTATATCCGACTGGCTTAGGAACAGGAATACTGTTGAATTTTTAAGCATATGGGAATCAATCAATAACCCTGATTTTAATTATGGCGAATCTGCCATAATTAAAAGTCAAGCTGGATTAAATAATTATAAAATAAGCGTAAAAGAATGGACTGAAAAAACAAATGCTATTGGGCTTATTGCAAAAACAGGCAGGTATGGAGGGACTTATGCCCACAAGGATATTGCCTTTGAATTCGGCACATGGATAAGTCCGGCGTTTAAGTTATACTTAATAAAAGAGTTTCAACGGCTGAAAGAAATTGAAAGTAATGCGCATCATCTGGAATGGAACTTTAGAAGAAGTTTAGCGGCTACAAACTACAGGATTCATACCGATGCTATAAAAGAGAAACTCATTCCCTGGGGGACACACCCCAAAAAAATGATGTGTACATATACGCTGAAGAGGCGGACTTGA
- a CDS encoding helix-turn-helix transcriptional regulator: METQNKTVHEGRNVKRFREMLGIKQEALADELGDDWTQKKVSLLEAKESIEPELLEQVANVLKVPAEAIRNFSEEAAISIINNTFNDHAISNGLNGLYSHYPTFTFNPLEKLVELYERLLTAEREKIEMMQGKQTQQ; this comes from the coding sequence ATGGAAACACAAAACAAAACCGTACACGAAGGCAGGAACGTAAAGCGTTTCAGGGAAATGCTCGGTATCAAACAGGAGGCGCTTGCCGATGAACTGGGCGATGACTGGACGCAAAAAAAAGTTTCTTTGCTTGAAGCAAAAGAGAGCATTGAACCGGAGTTGTTGGAACAGGTAGCGAATGTGTTGAAAGTTCCGGCGGAAGCGATAAGGAATTTTAGTGAGGAAGCTGCGATCAGCATTATCAATAACACTTTTAATGATCACGCCATTTCGAATGGCCTCAATGGTCTTTACAGTCATTATCCGACTTTCACCTTTAACCCGCTTGAAAAATTAGTAGAGTTATACGAGCGTCTGCTTACTGCTGAAAGAGAGAAAATTGAAATGATGCAAGGCAAGCAAACTCAACAGTAG
- a CDS encoding JAB domain-containing protein: METSSILIPEIELTYKPSRRLSSLPEVTEPEDAYKLFTASWARDKLEFVEQFKVMLLNNGNRLLGICQLFTGGVRRTTIDIKLVMVTAIKTSTQKMIVAHNHPGGSLLPSDADIILTHKLLRAANILDIDLLDHLILSAEGYYSFLEHGKMNRNEPFLTINE, encoded by the coding sequence ATGGAAACATCATCGATCCTTATCCCGGAAATTGAATTGACCTACAAGCCTTCCCGCCGGCTATCCTCGCTTCCCGAAGTAACAGAACCTGAAGATGCCTACAAATTGTTCACAGCTTCCTGGGCGCGGGATAAACTGGAATTTGTTGAACAGTTTAAAGTCATGCTGCTGAACAACGGAAACCGTCTGCTGGGCATATGCCAGCTGTTCACCGGCGGCGTTCGCAGAACGACCATTGATATTAAACTGGTAATGGTTACCGCTATCAAAACATCTACGCAAAAAATGATCGTTGCGCACAATCATCCCGGAGGATCGTTGCTGCCAAGCGATGCGGATATTATTTTAACACACAAACTTCTTAGAGCCGCAAACATATTGGACATCGATTTGCTGGATCACCTGATACTGTCCGCCGAGGGCTATTATTCATTTCTTGAACACGGGAAAATGAACAGAAATGAACCATTCCTCACCATTAATGAATAA
- a CDS encoding aldo/keto reductase, giving the protein MQYRTLGKSGEKVSAIGLGCMGMAHAYGHRDDAESQATLELSLDLGINFWDTADMYGNGQNELQLAKVLATRRKDVFLATKFGFRYRDDNSTYIDGSPAYLKQACEASLKRLGVETIDLYYAHRVDANVPIEETVGAMAELVKEGKVRYLGLSEASAASIRKANAVHPVTALQSEYSLWVRDVEKEILPVCRELDIALVPYSPLGRGALTGAVKDLGKLEENDFRRGLPRFQTEAFANNLKIVEALETMAAGKQCTAAQLSLAWLLAKGDDIIPIPGTKRRKYLQENAAAADIQLSPSDVQEIETLMAGYSVSGERYSEGALKLVNK; this is encoded by the coding sequence ATGCAATACAGAACTTTAGGCAAATCAGGTGAAAAAGTATCCGCCATCGGGCTGGGATGTATGGGCATGGCCCATGCATATGGCCATAGGGACGATGCGGAATCGCAGGCCACACTGGAGCTGTCCCTCGACCTGGGCATCAATTTCTGGGACACCGCCGATATGTATGGCAACGGCCAGAATGAGCTGCAGCTGGCCAAAGTGCTTGCCACCCGGCGTAAGGATGTTTTCCTCGCCACGAAATTCGGCTTCCGCTACCGCGATGACAACAGCACTTATATCGATGGCTCCCCCGCTTATCTCAAACAAGCCTGTGAAGCCAGCCTGAAGCGGCTGGGCGTGGAAACCATCGACCTGTACTATGCCCACCGGGTAGACGCGAATGTGCCTATCGAGGAAACCGTGGGCGCCATGGCGGAACTGGTGAAAGAGGGGAAAGTGCGGTATCTCGGCCTGTCTGAAGCCTCCGCGGCTTCCATCCGGAAAGCCAATGCCGTGCATCCCGTTACGGCCTTGCAAAGCGAATACTCCCTCTGGGTGCGGGACGTAGAAAAGGAGATATTGCCCGTCTGCCGCGAACTGGATATCGCGCTTGTGCCTTACAGTCCGCTTGGGCGGGGGGCGCTGACCGGTGCGGTGAAAGACCTGGGCAAGCTGGAAGAGAACGATTTCCGGCGGGGGCTTCCCCGCTTTCAGACAGAAGCATTCGCCAATAATCTGAAGATCGTGGAAGCGCTGGAGACAATGGCGGCCGGCAAGCAATGCACGGCAGCACAGCTCTCCCTTGCATGGCTGCTGGCCAAAGGGGATGATATCATTCCCATACCCGGTACCAAGCGCAGGAAATATTTGCAGGAAAATGCCGCGGCGGCGGATATACAGCTCTCCCCCTCCGATGTACAGGAAATAGAAACGCTGATGGCCGGGTATAGTGTGAGCGGAGAACGGTATTCCGAGGGAGCGTTGAAGCTGGTGAACAAATAG
- a CDS encoding biotin--[acetyl-CoA-carboxylase] ligase, producing the protein MIGYPFHILSSVDSTNNYAMGQVNAGPVADGSTWFAMEQTAGKGQRGKSWHSAPGENIMLTTVLQPALTLQQQFMLSVAVALGAYDFFSRYAGDETRIKWSNDIYWRDRKAGGILIENVLRGNIWQYAIAGLGININTVRFPEDLVNPVSLRQITGRTWDSLALARELCNCLEERHSRLHPAVFSDWLEEYKSCLYRFNEPGLYKMNGDIFSGVIRDVLPDGRLCLEKSGEVLELGFGEVEFVMVK; encoded by the coding sequence GTGATAGGTTACCCATTTCATATACTGAGCTCTGTTGATAGCACCAATAACTATGCCATGGGGCAGGTGAATGCCGGGCCAGTGGCAGACGGCAGTACCTGGTTCGCCATGGAGCAGACGGCCGGGAAAGGACAACGCGGCAAGTCATGGCATTCCGCTCCCGGTGAGAATATCATGTTAACCACCGTGCTGCAACCAGCCCTGACCCTTCAGCAGCAATTCATGCTCAGCGTAGCCGTTGCACTGGGCGCCTATGATTTCTTTTCCCGCTACGCCGGCGATGAAACCCGTATCAAGTGGAGCAATGATATTTACTGGCGTGACAGAAAGGCAGGTGGCATCCTCATTGAGAACGTTTTGCGCGGGAATATCTGGCAATATGCCATCGCAGGGCTGGGCATTAACATTAACACTGTCCGCTTTCCGGAAGATCTGGTCAATCCCGTATCGCTGCGGCAGATCACCGGCCGAACCTGGGATAGCCTGGCGCTGGCGCGGGAACTCTGCAACTGTCTTGAAGAAAGGCATAGTCGGTTGCATCCGGCTGTTTTCAGCGACTGGCTGGAAGAATACAAGTCCTGCCTCTACCGGTTCAATGAGCCGGGATTGTATAAAATGAATGGCGATATCTTTTCCGGAGTGATCCGGGATGTGCTGCCCGATGGGCGGCTGTGCCTGGAAAAAAGCGGGGAAGTACTGGAACTGGGGTTCGGAGAGGTGGAATTTGTGATGGTGAAGTGA
- the rsfS gene encoding ribosome silencing factor, whose translation MAPLTILNSRKKAVTRVNRNSKIFTTIIKAIQDKKGENIVSLDLRKIPEAVADFFILCEANSNTQVKAIADFVEEEVKRNTDETPYKHEGFTAQQWILVDYVNIVVHIFIPETRKFYGLEEMWSDAGRMEHLEN comes from the coding sequence TTGGCACCCTTAACCATTCTAAATTCCAGGAAAAAGGCGGTAACCCGCGTTAACAGGAACAGCAAGATATTTACTACCATCATAAAGGCCATCCAGGATAAAAAGGGAGAAAATATTGTTTCCCTCGATCTTCGCAAGATCCCTGAAGCTGTAGCTGACTTCTTTATCTTATGTGAGGCCAATTCCAATACTCAAGTTAAGGCAATTGCAGACTTCGTGGAAGAGGAGGTGAAAAGGAATACGGACGAGACGCCCTACAAACATGAAGGGTTTACCGCCCAGCAGTGGATATTGGTTGATTATGTGAACATTGTAGTGCATATTTTTATCCCCGAAACCCGCAAGTTTTATGGGCTGGAGGAGATGTGGAGCGATGCCGGGCGTATGGAACACCTTGAAAACTGA
- the ftsH gene encoding ATP-dependent zinc metalloprotease FtsH has product MEKGGNNYNKGSEKSPKKGPKFNIYWVYAFIGIALLAMNLFEFKSPTKELSSFKEFQQKFLQTGDVEKLVVVNKKIVEVYIKKDRLNDPKYEEVSKGRFGAQNPGPHYQFTIGSVESFQKELDKAQADMPLEDQMNVSYADRQNWFDPLMQILLPILLLIGMWVLLMRKMGGPSGGSGGPGGIFNIGKSKATLFDKGTRVTITFNDVAGLDEAKVEVMEIVDFLKNPKKYTALGGKIPKGALLVGPPGTGKTLLAKAMAGEAQVPFFSMSGSDFVELFVGVGASRVRDLFKQAREKAPCIIFIDEIDAIGRARGKNVMMSNDERENTLNQLLVEMDGFGTDSGIIILAATNRPDVLDSALLRPGRFDRQISIDKPDLSGREHIFKVHLKPIKTSPNLDILKLASMTPGFAGADIANVCNEAALIAARKGKSEVEMEDFNDAIDRVIGGLEKKNKIISPEEKEVIAYHEAGHAICGWYLEHANPLVKVTIVPRGVAALGYAQYLPKEQYLYNTEQLLDDMCMTLGGRAVEDLVFGKVSTGAQNDLQVITRMAYAMVTVYGMNEKIGNVSFYDPNSDQAFTKPYSEETAKMIDHEVRLLIEKAYNRTKALLADKMDNVKMLAQELLKKEVLYKDDLERLIGKRPYDTHKEHQVPKEGMTTDGVHPSDIINPSPANVISE; this is encoded by the coding sequence ATGGAAAAAGGAGGCAACAACTATAACAAGGGATCCGAAAAATCTCCGAAAAAAGGCCCTAAGTTCAATATATACTGGGTCTATGCCTTCATCGGCATAGCTCTCCTGGCAATGAACCTGTTTGAATTCAAGAGCCCCACCAAAGAGCTCAGCAGCTTTAAGGAATTTCAGCAGAAATTCCTGCAGACCGGAGATGTGGAAAAACTGGTGGTCGTGAACAAGAAGATCGTGGAGGTGTACATCAAGAAGGACAGATTGAACGATCCCAAATATGAAGAAGTGTCCAAAGGCCGTTTTGGCGCACAGAATCCCGGTCCGCACTATCAATTCACAATCGGTAGTGTAGAAAGTTTCCAGAAGGAGCTGGACAAGGCACAGGCGGATATGCCGCTGGAAGATCAGATGAACGTGTCCTATGCGGACCGCCAGAACTGGTTTGATCCGCTCATGCAGATACTGCTGCCCATCCTGCTGCTGATAGGCATGTGGGTATTGCTGATGCGTAAAATGGGCGGCCCTTCCGGCGGAAGCGGTGGCCCCGGCGGCATCTTCAACATCGGAAAATCAAAGGCTACATTATTCGACAAAGGCACCCGCGTGACCATCACATTCAACGATGTGGCCGGTCTTGATGAAGCCAAAGTAGAAGTAATGGAGATCGTGGATTTCCTTAAAAACCCGAAAAAATACACCGCCCTCGGTGGCAAAATACCCAAAGGCGCATTGCTCGTTGGCCCTCCCGGTACAGGTAAAACCCTGCTGGCTAAGGCTATGGCCGGGGAGGCACAAGTGCCTTTCTTCTCCATGAGCGGGTCCGACTTTGTGGAACTCTTCGTAGGTGTAGGCGCCAGCCGTGTGCGCGACCTGTTCAAACAGGCCCGCGAAAAAGCGCCCTGTATCATATTCATAGACGAGATCGATGCCATCGGCCGCGCCCGTGGCAAGAATGTGATGATGAGCAACGACGAACGCGAAAACACCCTCAACCAGTTGCTGGTGGAAATGGATGGTTTCGGAACAGACAGCGGCATCATCATCCTGGCCGCCACCAACCGTCCGGATGTGCTGGACAGCGCCCTTTTGCGCCCCGGCCGTTTCGACCGCCAGATATCGATCGACAAACCGGATCTCAGCGGCCGTGAGCACATTTTCAAAGTGCACCTGAAACCGATTAAAACTTCTCCCAATCTCGATATCCTGAAACTCGCCTCCATGACCCCCGGTTTTGCCGGAGCGGACATCGCGAACGTCTGCAACGAAGCTGCCCTCATCGCAGCGCGTAAAGGCAAGAGCGAAGTGGAAATGGAAGACTTCAACGATGCTATCGATCGCGTGATCGGCGGTCTCGAAAAGAAGAACAAGATCATTTCCCCCGAAGAGAAAGAAGTGATCGCATACCACGAAGCCGGCCACGCCATCTGCGGCTGGTACCTGGAACACGCGAACCCCCTGGTGAAAGTGACCATCGTACCGCGCGGCGTTGCAGCGCTTGGCTATGCCCAGTATCTCCCGAAAGAGCAATACCTCTATAATACGGAACAGCTGCTGGATGATATGTGCATGACCCTCGGCGGCCGTGCCGTGGAAGACCTGGTATTCGGCAAAGTATCCACCGGAGCGCAGAACGACCTGCAGGTGATCACCCGCATGGCCTACGCCATGGTGACCGTGTACGGGATGAACGAAAAGATCGGGAATGTATCCTTCTATGATCCGAACAGCGATCAGGCCTTCACCAAGCCGTATTCAGAAGAAACGGCCAAGATGATAGACCATGAAGTACGCCTGCTCATAGAAAAAGCATACAACCGTACCAAAGCCCTCCTGGCCGATAAAATGGATAACGTGAAAATGCTGGCGCAGGAACTGCTGAAGAAGGAAGTATTGTATAAAGATGACCTGGAAAGGCTTATCGGCAAACGCCCTTACGATACGCACAAAGAACATCAGGTGCCGAAAGAAGGCATGACCACTGATGGCGTGCATCCTTCCGATATCATCAATCCTTCACCTGCCAACGTTATTTCAGAATAG
- a CDS encoding lactate utilization protein: MKVSPAKENILKRVRNALSQPVQLPFPHAEGSNPVFQTAHDGLEIKFAEEFTKLQGKFIFCSSWDELSENLQALVENKEWTHVHCKTPSLLKVLKPYNPAYLNVGDEHTLDAAITDCEYLVARTGSIVLSAAQPSGRALPVFAPVHIVIAHTHQLVFDLKDGIAKMKEKYPGQLPSMISFATGPSRTADIEKTLVVGVHGPKEVYVFLLDEV; this comes from the coding sequence ATGAAAGTATCTCCTGCCAAAGAAAATATCCTGAAAAGGGTCAGGAACGCCCTCAGCCAGCCGGTGCAGCTACCTTTTCCCCATGCGGAAGGCAGTAACCCGGTGTTTCAGACGGCACATGACGGACTTGAGATCAAGTTCGCCGAAGAGTTTACCAAACTGCAGGGCAAATTCATCTTCTGTTCTTCCTGGGACGAACTGTCCGAAAATCTGCAGGCGCTCGTGGAAAACAAGGAATGGACGCATGTGCATTGCAAAACGCCTTCCCTCCTGAAAGTGCTGAAGCCCTACAATCCGGCTTATCTGAATGTAGGGGATGAACATACGCTGGATGCCGCTATCACGGACTGCGAATATCTTGTGGCGCGTACCGGCTCCATCGTGCTGAGCGCCGCACAGCCATCAGGCCGGGCTTTACCGGTGTTCGCTCCCGTACATATCGTCATCGCGCATACCCATCAGCTGGTGTTCGATCTGAAAGACGGGATCGCAAAGATGAAGGAGAAATACCCGGGGCAGCTGCCTTCCATGATCTCCTTCGCCACCGGCCCAAGCCGTACGGCGGACATCGAGAAAACACTGGTAGTTGGCGTGCACGGCCCCAAGGAGGTGTACGTGTTTTTGCTGGATGAAGTGTAA
- a CDS encoding UDP-2,3-diacylglucosamine diphosphatase, translating into MEISLPPDKRIYFASDFHLGAPDMQKSRERERLVVQWLDEAAKDAQHIFLVGDLFDFWFEYKHVIPKGYVRLLGKLSELRDKGIGISVFIGNHDMWMNGYFEDELDIPVYYEPQQYVIAGKKFYIGHGDGLGPGDHGYKFLKKVFRNPVCRWLFSCIHPGWGISMANYWSRKSRAATGSQLEEFLGEQDEWLAIYSKEILQKEHFDYFIFGHRHLPLDLKVGDNSRYINLGDWLNYNSYAVFDGNTTALKYYGR; encoded by the coding sequence ATGGAGATCTCATTACCACCGGATAAACGCATTTACTTCGCTTCGGACTTCCATCTCGGCGCACCCGATATGCAGAAAAGCCGTGAACGCGAACGGCTGGTGGTACAGTGGCTGGATGAAGCGGCCAAAGACGCGCAGCATATCTTTCTCGTGGGCGATCTCTTCGATTTCTGGTTCGAATACAAACATGTGATCCCCAAAGGCTACGTCCGCCTCCTCGGCAAACTCTCCGAGCTGCGGGACAAAGGCATCGGAATTTCCGTTTTCATCGGCAATCATGATATGTGGATGAACGGCTATTTTGAAGATGAACTGGATATCCCCGTGTATTACGAGCCGCAGCAATACGTTATCGCCGGAAAGAAATTTTACATCGGGCATGGCGATGGGTTAGGCCCCGGCGACCACGGCTACAAATTCCTGAAAAAAGTATTCCGCAACCCCGTTTGCCGCTGGCTGTTCTCCTGCATCCACCCCGGCTGGGGCATTTCAATGGCCAATTACTGGAGCCGCAAAAGTCGCGCTGCTACCGGATCGCAGCTGGAAGAGTTTTTAGGTGAGCAGGATGAATGGCTGGCGATATACAGTAAAGAGATATTGCAGAAAGAGCATTTCGACTATTTTATCTTCGGTCACCGTCATCTGCCGCTGGACCTGAAAGTGGGGGACAACAGCCGGTACATCAATCTTGGGGACTGGCTGAATTATAATTCCTACGCCGTGTTCGATGGTAATACAACAGCGTTGAAGTACTACGGGCGTTAG
- the recO gene encoding DNA repair protein RecO: MLHKTPGIVLRSVKYGDTSVILSIFTELFGIQSYIVNGVRSSKPKAARGNLLQPGNILELVVYHHEQKNLQRISEFKLGHVYTSMHVSIVKNTVALYLIELLQKCLKQPEHNPDMYHFAESVFRALDTESNTVAANLPLYFTLKLAAHLGFHFAGHYSEYTPYLDLQEGTFTDLPPHHSNYLDETSSEITARLQQITHPAELDKIALNKERRRNMLYAYLEFYKLHLPDFTELHSPPILHEILG, encoded by the coding sequence ATGCTCCACAAAACACCCGGCATAGTGCTGCGCAGCGTAAAGTATGGCGATACCAGTGTGATCCTGAGCATCTTCACAGAACTGTTCGGCATTCAATCCTACATCGTGAACGGCGTACGGTCTTCCAAGCCTAAAGCCGCCAGGGGCAACCTGCTGCAACCGGGCAATATCCTGGAACTGGTGGTGTACCATCATGAGCAGAAGAACCTCCAGCGCATTTCGGAATTCAAGCTGGGTCATGTGTACACGTCCATGCATGTGAGCATCGTAAAAAATACGGTAGCGCTTTATCTTATCGAATTGTTGCAGAAATGCCTGAAGCAACCGGAACATAATCCCGACATGTATCATTTTGCGGAAAGCGTATTCAGGGCGCTGGATACAGAATCCAATACCGTAGCCGCCAATCTTCCGCTTTACTTCACGCTGAAACTGGCAGCCCATCTGGGTTTCCACTTTGCGGGACATTATTCGGAATACACGCCGTACCTGGATCTGCAGGAAGGCACCTTTACCGATCTGCCGCCTCACCACTCCAATTACCTCGATGAAACCTCCAGCGAGATCACCGCAAGATTGCAGCAGATCACGCATCCGGCTGAACTGGACAAGATCGCTTTGAATAAAGAAAGAAGGAGGAATATGTTGTATGCTTACCTGGAATTCTACAAGCTGCATCTGCCTGATTTTACGGAGCTGCATTCTCCGCCCATCCTGCACGAGATACTGGGCTAA